A genomic stretch from Xiphophorus maculatus strain JP 163 A chromosome 16, X_maculatus-5.0-male, whole genome shotgun sequence includes:
- the mapk8ip3 gene encoding C-Jun-amino-terminal kinase-interacting protein 3 isoform X6 — MMEIDEVVYQDDYGSGTVMSERVSGLANSIYREFERLIHSYDEEVVKELMPLVVNVLENLDAVLTENQEHEVELELLKEDNEQLITQYEREKALRKQAEEKFIEFEDSLEADKKELQMQVELLELQGKQLELKTKNYSDQITRLEEREAEMKKEYNALHQRHTEMIQTYVEHIERSKLQQPGGNSQSEGPGCGRTHRHTWRKSKAERPPSLSLYPGGEGMVRGGHGGARMMPGTDIWQEDESESDSVAATPSSTGSKSNTPTSSVPSATITPINEGFPPHCDFDTMRAGNRRKGAKRLSRNMEVQVSQETRNVSIGMGSSDEWSEFQEIIDSTPELEMGMDSRVYGGGNSPSQGIVNEAFGINTDSLYHEIKDAKSDIIGDVDAGAELLGEFSVRDDFFGMGKEVENLLTENKQLLETKNALNIVKNDLIAKVDELSSEQEVLKEELEAVRQSKNKVDARIKELEEEIKRLRAEASRDSKDEVGDDFSSPMQDGDMSMTQRRRFTRVEMARVLMERNQYKERLMELQEAVRWTEMIRASRESPPIQEKKKSTIWQFFARLFSSSSSPPPVKRPYSSVNIHYKSPSPAFNQRRSHTMCQISTSNRTLEFFPEELASNGVASLLSDSAMMARREQRREQYRQVREHMRRDDGIMQACGWSVPSRLKQTGGQTDGAKDSPLKRQQTNEKEDNRMKNVPVPVYCRPLVEKDPNRKLWCAAGVDLTGWRVSSQEAAPPKAPSGSGDPLQTEEDRADKKNTSPEKRKSKELQETDSMNSRVWILTSTHSASKVVIIDANQPGSLVDQFNVCNAHVLCISSVPAASESDYPAGEIVLDPGDGGAGGGEDMGGVEGMLAGITLVGCATNCSVARSNCSSRTDTPIVDKGQAPAAPPMNGKIHPAQSAEEATEATEVSESTASQPEMGSGRPGPFTEHVFTDPQPRPADDRNAGQSKDESSQPAESEEGGEETKNYTSVAPTMWLGAQNSWLYVHSAVGNWKKCLHSIKLKDSVLSLVHVKGRVLVALADGTLAIFHRSEDGLWDLSNYHLMDLGRPHHSIRCMAVVHDKVWCGYKNKIHVIQPKSMQIEKSFDAHPRRESQVRQLAWIGDGVWVSIRLDSTLRLYHAHTHQHLQDVDIEPYVSKMLGTGKLGFSFVRITALLIGGNRLWVGTGNGVIISIPLTETVVLHRGQLLGLRANKVSPTSSGGVIHVYGDDSSEKSTGSFIPYCSMAQAQLCFHGHRDAVKFFVSVPGNVLATLNGSVLDSPSEGQSTAAPTETEAQSVQNVLVLSGGEGYIDFRIGDGEDDETEEGDSGGGASQMKPALSKAERSHIIVWQVSYVPE, encoded by the exons AAATTCATTGAATTTGAGGACAGTCTGGAGGCAGACAAAAAGGAGCTGCAGATGCAGGTGGAGCTTTTGGAGCTTCAGGGGAAGCAGCTGGAGCTGAAGACGAAGAACTACTCCGACCAGA TCACTCGTCTTGAGGAGCGTGAGGCAGAGATGAAGAAGGAGTATAATGCTCTTCATCAGCGCCACACCGAG ATGATCCAGACGTACGTAGAGCACATAGAGCGGTCCAAACTGCAGCAACCAGGGGgtaacagccaatcagaaggcCCCGGCTGTGGACGAAC TCATCGCCACACATGGAGGAAAAG CAAAGCGGAGCGCCCGCCGTCGCTGAGCCTGTACCCTGGTGGCGAGGGCATGGTACGTGGGGGTCACGGGGGGGCTAGGATGATGCCCGGGACAGACATCTGGCAG GAGGACGAATCGGAGTCTGACTCGGTTGCAGCCACACCCAGCAGCACAGGAAGCAAGTCCAACACGCCCACCTCCTCCGTCCCCTCCGCCACCATCACCCCCATCAACGAGGGCTTCCCCCCGCACTGCGACTTCGACACGATGCGCGCCGGGAACCGCAGGAAAGGCGCCAAGCGTCTCAGTCGCAACATGGAGGTGCAGGTTTCCCAGGAAACCAGGAACGTCAGCATCG GTATGGGAAGCAGTGACGAATGGTCCGAATTTCAGGAAATTATCGACTCCACCCCAGAGCTGGAGATGGGAATGGATTCCAGGGTTTATGGAGGTGGAAACAG TCCTTCTCAAGGGATTGTTAACGAGGCATTCGGCATCAACACGGACTCACTGTACCACGAGATCAAAGACGCAAAGTCGGACATCATCGGGGACGTCGACGCCGGTGCCGAGCTGCTGG GCGAGTTCTCAG TCCGTGACGATTTCTTCG GGATGGGAAAGGAGGTGGAAAATCTTCTGACGGAGAACAAACAGCTTCTAGAGACCAA AAACGCTCTGAACATTGTAAAAAACGATCTTATCGCCAAAGTGGACGAGCTGTCGAGTGAGCAGGAGGTGCtgaaggaggagctggaggcgGTGCGGCAGTCCAAGAACAAGGTGGACGCCAGAATCAAGGAGCTGGAAGAAGAAATCAAGAG GTTAAGAGCAGAAGCATCTCGGGACTCCAAAGACGAAGTTGGTGATGAC TTTTCGTCGCCCATGCAGGACGGGGACATGTCGATGACCCAGCGGCGCCGCTTCACTCGGGTGGAGATGGCCCGTGTGCTGATGGAGCGGAACCAGTACAAAGAGAGGctgatggagctgcaggaggCGGTGCGATGGACAGAGATGATCAG GGCTTCTAGGGAGAGTCCGCCCATCCAGGAGAAGAAGAAGTCCACCATCTGGCAGTT CTTTGCACGCCTCTTCAGCTCCTCGTCCAGCCCTCCTCCCGTCAAGCGACCTTACTCCAGCGTCAACATCCACTACAAGTCGCCCTCGCCGGCGTTCAACCAGCGGCGCAGTCACACCATGTGCCAGATCTCCACCTCCAACCGCACGCTGGAGTTCTTCCCTGAAGA ACTGGCCAGTAACGGTGTTGCATCTCTCCTCAGTGACTCGGCAATGATGGCGCGCCGAGAGCAGCGGCGTGAGCAGTACAGGCAGGTGCGAGAGCACATGCGCCGTGACGACGGCATCATGCAGGCCTGTGGCTGGAGCGTGCCATCTCGCCTCAAGCAG ACTGGTGGTCAGACGGACGGCGCTAAGGACAGCCCGCTGAAGAGACAACAG ACCAATGAGAAAGAGGATAACCGCATGAAGAATGTGCCTGTTCCGGTGTACTGTCGCCCTCTGGTGGAGAAAGACCCCAACAGGAAG TTGTGGTGCGCAGCGGGAGTCGACCTGACAGGATGGAGAGTCAGCAGCCAGGAGGCGGCGCCACCCAAAGCACCATCAGGCAGCGGTGACCCCCTGCAGACTGAGGAGGACCGAGCGGACAAGAAGAACACGTCACCTGAGAAGAGGAAG TCTAAGGAGCTCCAGGAGACAGACAGCATGAACAGTCGAGTGTGGATCCTCACCAGCACCCACTCTGCCAGCAAGGTGGTCATCATCGACGCCAACCAGCCTGGTTCTCTGGTCGACCAGTTCAACGTCTGCAACGCACACGTGCTCTGCATCTCCAGTGTGCCAG CTGCCAGCGAGAGTGATTATCCAGCAGGAGAAATCGTGTTGGATCCAGGTgatggaggagcaggaggaggagaggacaTGGGAGGCGTGGAGGGCATGTTGGCTGGCATCACGCTGGTTGGCTGTGCCACGAACTGCAGTGTTGCCCGTAGCAACTGCTCCTCGCGTACAGACACACCCATAGTGGATAAAGGACAAG ccCCCGCCGCTCCCCCCATGAACGGGAAGATTCACCCCGCCCAGTCAGCCGAGGAAGCCACGGAGGCCACGGAGGTTTCTGAATCCACAGCCAGCCAGCCGGAGATGGGGTCCGGACGCCCGGGGCCCTTCACCGAGCACGTCTTCACTGATCCTCAGCCTCGTCCGGCAGATGATAG GAACGCGGGCCAGTCCAAAGACGAATCGTCTCAGCCGGCAGAGTCTGAGGAAGGAGGGGAAGAAACCAAAAACTACACCAGCGTGGCCCCCACCATGTGGCTCGGGGCGCAGAACAGCTG GCTTTATGTCCACTCTGCCGTCGGAAACTGGAAGAAGTGTCTCCACTCCATCAAACTCAAAGACTCGGTTCTCAGTCTGGT GCACGTGAAAGGTCGTGTGCTGGTCGCCCTCGCTGACGGGACGCTCGCCATATTCCACCGATCAGAAG ACGGCCTGTGGGACCTGTCCAACTATCACCTCATGGACCTCGGCCGGCCTCATCACTCCATCCGCTGCATGGCGGTCGTCCACGATAAGGTCTGGTGCGGCTACAAGAACAAGATTCATGTCATTCAGCCCAAAAGCATGCAGATCGAG AAGTCGTTCGACGCCCACCCCCGGAGGGAGAGCCAGGTGCGGCAGCTGGCCTGGATCGGTGACGGCGTGTGGGTCTCGATCCGGTTAGACTCCACCCTGCGTCTGTACCACGCGCACACGCACCAGCACCTCCAGGATGTGGACATTGAGCCATACGTCAGCAAAATGTTGG GTACCGGCAAGCTGGGCTTCTCGTTTGTGCGGATCACGGCCCTGCTGATTGGTGGAAACCGTCTCTGGGTGGGGACAGGAAACGGCGTGATCATCTCCATCCCGCTGACAGAGA CGGTGGTTCTTCACCGGGGACAGCTGCTGGGTTTGAGGG CCAATAAAGTGTCTCCTACGTCCTCTGGCGGGGTGATCCATGTGTATGGCGATGACAGCTCTGAGAAGAGCACCGGCAGCTTCATCCCCTACTGCTCCATGGCCCAAGcgcagctgtgtttccatggaCACCGTGATGCTGTCAAGTTCTTCGTATCCGTACCAG gtAATGTTTTGGCCACCTTAAACGGCAGCGTTCTGGACAGTCCATCCGAAGGTCAGAGCACCGCAGCACCCACAGAGACGGAGGCGCAGAGCGTCCAGAACGTGCTGGTGCTGAGCGGAGGAGAGGGCTACATCGACTTCCGCATAG gTGATGGGGAGGATGATGAGACGGAGGAAGGTGACAGCGGCGGTGGTGCTTCGCAGATGAAACCTGCTTTGAGCAAAGCTGAGCGAAGCCACATCATCGTCTGGCAGGTGTCCTACGTGCCGGAGTGA
- the mapk8ip3 gene encoding C-Jun-amino-terminal kinase-interacting protein 3 isoform X9, producing the protein MMEIDEVVYQDDYGSGTVMSERVSGLANSIYREFERLIHSYDEEVVKELMPLVVNVLENLDAVLTENQEHEVELELLKEDNEQLITQYEREKALRKQAEEKFIEFEDSLEADKKELQMQVELLELQGKQLELKTKNYSDQITRLEEREAEMKKEYNALHQRHTEMIQTYVEHIERSKLQQPGGNSQSEGPGCGRTHRHTWRKSKAERPPSLSLYPGGEGMEDESESDSVAATPSSTGSKSNTPTSSVPSATITPINEGFPPHCDFDTMRAGNRRKGAKRLSRNMEVQVSQETRNVSIGMGSSDEWSEFQEIIDSTPELEMGMDSRVYGGGNSPSQGIVNEAFGINTDSLYHEIKDAKSDIIGDVDAGAELLGEFSVRDDFFGMGKEVENLLTENKQLLETKNALNIVKNDLIAKVDELSSEQEVLKEELEAVRQSKNKVDARIKELEEEIKRLRAEASRDSKDEVGDDFSSPMQDGDMSMTQRRRFTRVEMARVLMERNQYKERLMELQEAVRWTEMIRASRESPPIQEKKKSTIWQFFARLFSSSSSPPPVKRPYSSVNIHYKSPSPAFNQRRSHTMCQISTSNRTLEFFPEELASNGVASLLSDSAMMARREQRREQYRQVREHMRRDDGIMQACGWSVPSRLKQTGGQTDGAKDSPLKRQQTNEKEDNRMKNVPVPVYCRPLVEKDPNRKLWCAAGVDLTGWRVSSQEAAPPKAPSGSGDPLQTEEDRADKKNTSPEKRKSKELQETDSMNSRVWILTSTHSASKVVIIDANQPGSLVDQFNVCNAHVLCISSVPAASESDYPAGEIVLDPGDGGAGGGEDMGGVEGMLAGITLVGCATNCSVARSNCSSRTDTPIVDKGQAPAAPPMNGKIHPAQSAEEATEATEVSESTASQPEMGSGRPGPFTEHVFTDPQPRPADDRNAGQSKDESSQPAESEEGGEETKNYTSVAPTMWLGAQNSWLYVHSAVGNWKKCLHSIKLKDSVLSLVHVKGRVLVALADGTLAIFHRSEDGLWDLSNYHLMDLGRPHHSIRCMAVVHDKVWCGYKNKIHVIQPKSMQIEKSFDAHPRRESQVRQLAWIGDGVWVSIRLDSTLRLYHAHTHQHLQDVDIEPYVSKMLGTGKLGFSFVRITALLIGGNRLWVGTGNGVIISIPLTETVVLHRGQLLGLRANKVSPTSSGGVIHVYGDDSSEKSTGSFIPYCSMAQAQLCFHGHRDAVKFFVSVPGNVLATLNGSVLDSPSEGQSTAAPTETEAQSVQNVLVLSGGEGYIDFRIGDGEDDETEEGDSGGGASQMKPALSKAERSHIIVWQVSYVPE; encoded by the exons AAATTCATTGAATTTGAGGACAGTCTGGAGGCAGACAAAAAGGAGCTGCAGATGCAGGTGGAGCTTTTGGAGCTTCAGGGGAAGCAGCTGGAGCTGAAGACGAAGAACTACTCCGACCAGA TCACTCGTCTTGAGGAGCGTGAGGCAGAGATGAAGAAGGAGTATAATGCTCTTCATCAGCGCCACACCGAG ATGATCCAGACGTACGTAGAGCACATAGAGCGGTCCAAACTGCAGCAACCAGGGGgtaacagccaatcagaaggcCCCGGCTGTGGACGAAC TCATCGCCACACATGGAGGAAAAG CAAAGCGGAGCGCCCGCCGTCGCTGAGCCTGTACCCTGGTGGCGAGGGCATG GAGGACGAATCGGAGTCTGACTCGGTTGCAGCCACACCCAGCAGCACAGGAAGCAAGTCCAACACGCCCACCTCCTCCGTCCCCTCCGCCACCATCACCCCCATCAACGAGGGCTTCCCCCCGCACTGCGACTTCGACACGATGCGCGCCGGGAACCGCAGGAAAGGCGCCAAGCGTCTCAGTCGCAACATGGAGGTGCAGGTTTCCCAGGAAACCAGGAACGTCAGCATCG GTATGGGAAGCAGTGACGAATGGTCCGAATTTCAGGAAATTATCGACTCCACCCCAGAGCTGGAGATGGGAATGGATTCCAGGGTTTATGGAGGTGGAAACAG TCCTTCTCAAGGGATTGTTAACGAGGCATTCGGCATCAACACGGACTCACTGTACCACGAGATCAAAGACGCAAAGTCGGACATCATCGGGGACGTCGACGCCGGTGCCGAGCTGCTGG GCGAGTTCTCAG TCCGTGACGATTTCTTCG GGATGGGAAAGGAGGTGGAAAATCTTCTGACGGAGAACAAACAGCTTCTAGAGACCAA AAACGCTCTGAACATTGTAAAAAACGATCTTATCGCCAAAGTGGACGAGCTGTCGAGTGAGCAGGAGGTGCtgaaggaggagctggaggcgGTGCGGCAGTCCAAGAACAAGGTGGACGCCAGAATCAAGGAGCTGGAAGAAGAAATCAAGAG GTTAAGAGCAGAAGCATCTCGGGACTCCAAAGACGAAGTTGGTGATGAC TTTTCGTCGCCCATGCAGGACGGGGACATGTCGATGACCCAGCGGCGCCGCTTCACTCGGGTGGAGATGGCCCGTGTGCTGATGGAGCGGAACCAGTACAAAGAGAGGctgatggagctgcaggaggCGGTGCGATGGACAGAGATGATCAG GGCTTCTAGGGAGAGTCCGCCCATCCAGGAGAAGAAGAAGTCCACCATCTGGCAGTT CTTTGCACGCCTCTTCAGCTCCTCGTCCAGCCCTCCTCCCGTCAAGCGACCTTACTCCAGCGTCAACATCCACTACAAGTCGCCCTCGCCGGCGTTCAACCAGCGGCGCAGTCACACCATGTGCCAGATCTCCACCTCCAACCGCACGCTGGAGTTCTTCCCTGAAGA ACTGGCCAGTAACGGTGTTGCATCTCTCCTCAGTGACTCGGCAATGATGGCGCGCCGAGAGCAGCGGCGTGAGCAGTACAGGCAGGTGCGAGAGCACATGCGCCGTGACGACGGCATCATGCAGGCCTGTGGCTGGAGCGTGCCATCTCGCCTCAAGCAG ACTGGTGGTCAGACGGACGGCGCTAAGGACAGCCCGCTGAAGAGACAACAG ACCAATGAGAAAGAGGATAACCGCATGAAGAATGTGCCTGTTCCGGTGTACTGTCGCCCTCTGGTGGAGAAAGACCCCAACAGGAAG TTGTGGTGCGCAGCGGGAGTCGACCTGACAGGATGGAGAGTCAGCAGCCAGGAGGCGGCGCCACCCAAAGCACCATCAGGCAGCGGTGACCCCCTGCAGACTGAGGAGGACCGAGCGGACAAGAAGAACACGTCACCTGAGAAGAGGAAG TCTAAGGAGCTCCAGGAGACAGACAGCATGAACAGTCGAGTGTGGATCCTCACCAGCACCCACTCTGCCAGCAAGGTGGTCATCATCGACGCCAACCAGCCTGGTTCTCTGGTCGACCAGTTCAACGTCTGCAACGCACACGTGCTCTGCATCTCCAGTGTGCCAG CTGCCAGCGAGAGTGATTATCCAGCAGGAGAAATCGTGTTGGATCCAGGTgatggaggagcaggaggaggagaggacaTGGGAGGCGTGGAGGGCATGTTGGCTGGCATCACGCTGGTTGGCTGTGCCACGAACTGCAGTGTTGCCCGTAGCAACTGCTCCTCGCGTACAGACACACCCATAGTGGATAAAGGACAAG ccCCCGCCGCTCCCCCCATGAACGGGAAGATTCACCCCGCCCAGTCAGCCGAGGAAGCCACGGAGGCCACGGAGGTTTCTGAATCCACAGCCAGCCAGCCGGAGATGGGGTCCGGACGCCCGGGGCCCTTCACCGAGCACGTCTTCACTGATCCTCAGCCTCGTCCGGCAGATGATAG GAACGCGGGCCAGTCCAAAGACGAATCGTCTCAGCCGGCAGAGTCTGAGGAAGGAGGGGAAGAAACCAAAAACTACACCAGCGTGGCCCCCACCATGTGGCTCGGGGCGCAGAACAGCTG GCTTTATGTCCACTCTGCCGTCGGAAACTGGAAGAAGTGTCTCCACTCCATCAAACTCAAAGACTCGGTTCTCAGTCTGGT GCACGTGAAAGGTCGTGTGCTGGTCGCCCTCGCTGACGGGACGCTCGCCATATTCCACCGATCAGAAG ACGGCCTGTGGGACCTGTCCAACTATCACCTCATGGACCTCGGCCGGCCTCATCACTCCATCCGCTGCATGGCGGTCGTCCACGATAAGGTCTGGTGCGGCTACAAGAACAAGATTCATGTCATTCAGCCCAAAAGCATGCAGATCGAG AAGTCGTTCGACGCCCACCCCCGGAGGGAGAGCCAGGTGCGGCAGCTGGCCTGGATCGGTGACGGCGTGTGGGTCTCGATCCGGTTAGACTCCACCCTGCGTCTGTACCACGCGCACACGCACCAGCACCTCCAGGATGTGGACATTGAGCCATACGTCAGCAAAATGTTGG GTACCGGCAAGCTGGGCTTCTCGTTTGTGCGGATCACGGCCCTGCTGATTGGTGGAAACCGTCTCTGGGTGGGGACAGGAAACGGCGTGATCATCTCCATCCCGCTGACAGAGA CGGTGGTTCTTCACCGGGGACAGCTGCTGGGTTTGAGGG CCAATAAAGTGTCTCCTACGTCCTCTGGCGGGGTGATCCATGTGTATGGCGATGACAGCTCTGAGAAGAGCACCGGCAGCTTCATCCCCTACTGCTCCATGGCCCAAGcgcagctgtgtttccatggaCACCGTGATGCTGTCAAGTTCTTCGTATCCGTACCAG gtAATGTTTTGGCCACCTTAAACGGCAGCGTTCTGGACAGTCCATCCGAAGGTCAGAGCACCGCAGCACCCACAGAGACGGAGGCGCAGAGCGTCCAGAACGTGCTGGTGCTGAGCGGAGGAGAGGGCTACATCGACTTCCGCATAG gTGATGGGGAGGATGATGAGACGGAGGAAGGTGACAGCGGCGGTGGTGCTTCGCAGATGAAACCTGCTTTGAGCAAAGCTGAGCGAAGCCACATCATCGTCTGGCAGGTGTCCTACGTGCCGGAGTGA